A stretch of Brassica rapa cultivar Chiifu-401-42 chromosome A08, CAAS_Brap_v3.01, whole genome shotgun sequence DNA encodes these proteins:
- the LOC117127495 gene encoding uncharacterized protein LOC117127495 — protein MGSSSHYHYHREDDDDEFETMVEEFLQIPDTTPEPRKRKKRIHIERNREEGHMKLWNDYFSDTPTFPHNIFRRRFRMNKTLFMGIVHRLSQEIEYFQPKEDAAGRSSLSPLQKYTTALRQLAYGGAADAVDEYIRMGETTARNCLHHFTAGIIQLFGDYYLRRPTPEDLQRLLYIGQERGFPGMIGSINCMHWEWKNYPAAWKGMYSRGTGKPTIVLEAVASQDLWIWHAFFGAPGTMNDLNILDRSPVFDDIINGNAPEVNFHVNGREYDLAYYLADGIYPKWATFIQSIRLPQGPKHCLFAKHQEFVRKDVERAFEVLQARFAVVRNPSNLWDKNKIGNIMRTCIILHNMIVEDERDSYGNASVFEQGEDEDPTFVVRRPTNLGATLGRRADVRDTPGHHQLKADLVENIWDKFGHLPM, from the coding sequence atggGATCTTCTTCTCATTATCATTATCACcgagaggatgatgatgatgaatttgaAACTATGGTAGAAGAATTCTTACAAATTCCAGATACTACTCCTGAACCGAGAAAACGAAAAAAACGTATCCATATTGAGAGAAACCGAGAAGAAGGCCACATGAAGCtttggaatgattattttaGCGACACTCCGACATTCCCGCACAATATATTCCGAAGACGGTTTCGGATGAACAAGACATTGTTCATGGGTATTGTGCATCGTCTCTCGCAAGAAATTGAGTATTTTCAACCAAAAGAAGACGCAGCCGGACGGTCTAGCCTATCTCCGCTCCAAAAATATACCACAGCACTTCGTCAATTGGCGTATGGTGGTGCGGCTGATGCCGTTGACGAATATATCCGGATGGGTGAAACAACAGCTAGAAATTGTCTGCACCATTTTACCGCCGGAATAATTCAGTTGTTTGGCGATTACTACCTAAGACGTCCAACACCGGAGGATCTGCAAAGACTACTATATATTGGACAAGAACGTGGATTTCCAGGAATGATTGGAAGCATcaactgtatgcattgggagtggaagaattacCCAGCCGCTTGGAAAGGAATGTATTCACGAGGAACCGGAAAACCCACAATTGTGTTGGAGGCGGTAGCTTCACAAGAcctctggatatggcacgcatttttTGGAGCTCCAGGTACTATGAACGATCTTAATATACTTGATAgatcacctgtttttgatgacattattaACGGAAACGCTCCGGAAGTCAATTTCCATGTCAACGGAAGGGAGTACGATTTGGCTTACTATCTCGCCGATGGTATTTATCCGAAATGGGCTACTTTTATTCAATCTATCCGACTCCCACAAGGTCCAAAACATTGTTTATTTGCTAAACACCAAGAATTTGTGCGTAAAGATGTTGAGCGTGCCTTCGAAGTCCTGCAAGCTAGATTCGCGGTTGTTAGAAATCCGTCTAATTTATGGGATAAAAACAAAATAGGAAATATTATGAGAacatgtatcatactccataatatgattgtcgaaGATGAACGAGATTCCTACGGAAACGCATCAGTATTTGAACAAGGAGAAGATGAGGATCCCACTTTTGTAGTCAGACGACCTACAAATCTCGGTGCTACATTGGGACGTCGAGCAGATGTTCGGGATACACCAGGCCATCACCAATTAAAAGCAGATTTGGTTGAAAATATATGGGATAAATTTGGACATCTCCCAATGTAA
- the LOC117127469 gene encoding protein DETOXIFICATION 21, whose product MSGGEANITVALLNKPAENDREEDELGMKEKVWNESKKLWVVAAPAIFTRFSTFGVSMISQAFIGHLGPIELAAYSITFTVLLRFSNGILLGMASALETLCGQAYGAKQNHMLGIYLQRSWIVLTGCTICLMPVYIFSGPILLALGQEERIVRVARIIALWVIGVNFSFVPSFTCQMFLQAQSKNKIIAYVAAVSLAVHVFLSWLLMIHFDFGITGAMTSTLVAFWLPNIAQLLFVTCGGCKDTWRGFSMLAFKDLWPVFKLSMSSGGMLCLELWYNSILVLLTGNLKNAEVALDALAICININGLEMMIALGFLAAASVRVSNELGRGNSKGAKFATLNAVFTSLSIGIFLFFVFLFLRGRVSYIFTTSEAVAAEVADLSPLLACSILMNSVQPVLSGVAVGAGWQGYVTYVNLACYYLIGIPSGVILGYVVGLEVKGVWIGMLFGVFVQTCVLCIMTLRTDWDQQVSTSLRRLNRWVVPDESSAVNKTSSEE is encoded by the exons ATGTCTGGAGGAGAAGCAAATATCACGGTCGCTCTGTTGAATAAGCCGGCGGAGAACGACAGAGAAGAGGATGAGCTGGGGATGAAGGAGAAGGTTTGGAATGAATCAAAGAAGCTATGGGTTGTGGCAGCGCCAGCGATATTCACGAGATTCTCTACGTTCGGAGTTTCGATGATAAGTCAAGCTTTCATCGGCCATCTTGGCCCTATCGAGTTAGCCGCTTACTCGATCACTTTCACCGTTCTCCTCCGTTTCAGTAATGGTATTTTG TTAGGCATGGCCAGTGCACTAGAAACACTATGTGGTCAAGCTTACGGAGCAAAACAAAACCATATGCTCGGAATCTATCTTCAAAGATCATGGATCGTTCTCACAGGTTGTACAATTTGCCTCATGCCTGTTTACATCTTCTCGGGCCCTATTCTCTTAGCCTTAGGACAAGAGGAACGAATCGTCCGTGTGGCTCGGATCATAGCCCTATGGGTCATTGGCGTCAACTTCTCCTTCGTACCATCATTCACTTGCCAAATGTTTCTCCAAGCTCAGAGCAAGAACAAGATCATTGCCTACGTGGCTGCAGTCTCCTTAGCGGTCCACGTGTTCTTGTCATGGCTCCTAATGATTCATTTCGATTTTGGAATCACTGGTGCTATGACATCGACGCTAGTTGCGTTCTGGTTACCTAACATTGCTCAGCTTTTGTTCGTCACTTGCGGTGGGTGTAAGGACACGTGGAGAGGATTCTCTATGTTGGCTTTCAAAGATTTATGGCCCGTCTTCAAACTATCCATGTCTTCCGGTGGAATGCTTTG CTTGGAGTTATGGTATAACTCGATCTTGGTACTGCTCACTGGAAATTTGAAAAACGCAGAGGTGGCTCTAGATGCACTTGCAATCTG TATCAACATTAATGGACTGGAGATGATGATAGCACTTGGTTTTCTGGCAGCAGCAAG TGTAAGAGTGTCCAACGAGCTCGGCAGAGGAAACTCGAAAGGAGCCAAGTTTGCAACATTGAACGCGGTTTTCACGTCTCTATCTATAGGAATTTTCCTATTCTTCGTCTTCTTGTTCTTAAGAGGAAGAGTTTCCTACATTTTCACTACAAGTGAAGCTGTCGCAGCAGAAGTTGCCGATCTTTCTCCACTTTTAGCATGTTCCATCCTCATGAACAGTGTTCAGCCTGTTCTCTCAG GAGTTGCTGTTGGAGCAGGATGGCAAGGATATGTTACATACGTCAACCTTGCTTGTTATTACCTTATCGGAATTCCTTCTGGTGTTATCCTTGGCTATGTTGTCGGTTTGGAAGTCAAA GGTGTCTGGATCGGAATGCTCTTTGGAGTATTCGTTCAAACTTGCGTGCTTTGTATCATGACTCTGAGAACAGATTGGGATCAACAG GTATCTACATCGTTGAGACGTTTGAACCGGTGGGTTGTACCAGACGAATCTAGTGCCGTAAACAAAACTTCATCAGAGGAGTAA
- the LOC103833712 gene encoding uncharacterized protein LOC103833712 translates to MKHIISDEYAEQFTRMYDYVEELRKTNPGSTVILGTKDRVFEKFYTCFASQKNGWKSACRSVIHLDGTFLKGRMKGILLTAVGRDPNDAMYIIGWAIVPVENKVYWEWFMDLLREDLGLEDGNGLALSSDQQKGLIYAIKNVLPYAEHRMCARHIFANLQKRYKQMGPLHKVFWKCARAYNEQVFTKQLEKIKSIKLEAYEELKKTVSSNWSRAFFSDITKSASVENNISESYNAVLKNAREKPIVGLLEDIRRHIMANNLVKLKEMENVTTRVTPKALATIEKRKKSLKWCQPLSNGRGIYEVDHGKNKYVVHVRDKTSCSCREYDVSGIPCCHIMCALFAEYKETKLPESVVLDWFSVEKWKLCYSSLLFPVNGMELWETHSDVVVMPPPDRIMPGRPKNNDRVRDPSEAASQPSQPSQPSQKAIVTCSNCLQTGHNIRTCQQELVPKPPKPAPLFPSFHAKTVMTCSNCLQTGHNKRKCTLEPVPKPTNQPRGRPWKKQKTIEDTNLE, encoded by the exons ATGAAACATATTATCAGTGATGAATATGCTGAGCAGTTTACAAGAATGTATGACTATGTTGAGGAGCTGAGGAAAACCAATCCTGGATCTACGGTGATCTTAGGTACGAAAGATAGAGTTTTTGAGAAGTTCTACACATGTTTTGCGTCTCAGAAAAATGGCTGGAAGAGTGCATGCCGTAGTGTTATCCATTTGGATGGTACTTTCCTCAAAGGCCGAATGAAAGGGATACTATTGACTGCTGTGGGAAGAGACCCAAATGATGCAATGTATATCATTGGATGGGCTATTGTACCAGTGGAAAATAAAGTCTATTGGGAATGGTTTATGGATCTGTTGCGTGAAGACTTGGGTTTGGAAGATGGTAATGGCCTTGCTCTCTCTTCAGATCAGCAAAAGGGACTGATTTATGCAATCAAAAACGTGTTGCCCTACGCAGAGCATAGGATGTGTGCAAGACACATATTTGCCAATTTGCAGAAAAGATACAAGCAAATGGGACCTTTGCATAAAGTGTTTTGGAAGTGTGCACGGGCATATAACGAACAAGTGTTTACAAAACAGCTTGAGAAGATAAAAAGCATTAAACTTGAGGCTTATGAGGAATTGAAGAAGACTGTCAGTTCAAACTGGTCTCG GGCTTTTTTTAGTGACATAACAAAGTCTGCGTCTGTTGAAAACAACATCAGTGAAAGCTATAATGCTGTCCTAAAAAACGCTCGTGAGAAACCGATTGTTGGCTTGCTTGAAGACATAAGACGCCATATAATGGCAAATAACTTGGTTAAGCTTAAAGAGATGGAGAACGTAACAACCCGTGTCACACCCAAGGCGTTGGCAACAATAGAGAAGCGGAAAAAGAGTTTGAAGTGGTGTCAGCCATTGTCAAATGGAAGAGGAATTTACGAGGTGGATCATGGGAAAAACAAGTACGTGGTGCATGTCCGAGATAAGACGAGTTGCTCTTGCAGGGAGTACGATGTGAGTGGTATTCCGTGTTGTCACATTATGTGTGCATTGTTTGCTGAGTATAAGGAGACAAAGCTTCCAGAGTCGGTAGTTTTAGATTGGTTTTCGGTGGAGAAATGGAAGCTTTGTTACAGCTCTCTTCTATTTCCTGTGAACGGTATGGAGCTATGGGAAACTCACAGTGACGTTGTAGTCATGCCTCCACCAGACAGGATCATGCCAGGAAGACCTAAGAACAATGACCGTGTGAGAGACCCATCCGAGGCAGCTTCTCAGCCTTCCCAGCCTTCTCAGCCTTCTCAAAAAGCTATAGTG ACATGTAGCAACTGCTTACAAACGGGTCATAACATACGGACATGCCAACAAGAGCTTGTGCCTAAACCACCAAAGCCAGCTCCACTCTTTCCCTCCTTTCATGCGAAAACTGTCATG ACATGTAGCAACTGTCTACAAACCGGACACAACAAGCGTAAATGTACACTCGAGCCGGTGCCTAAGCCCACCAATCAACCCCGTGGAAGACCATGGAAGAAACAAAAGACCATTGAAGACACAAACCTGGAGTAG
- the LOC103833711 gene encoding glutathione S-transferase T2-like produces the protein MDPRIPYSQSTGYMGLLNSQQGSVCPENSPYETFPSLSQQFPQFSSQESEAPTPPTEIPVERGRRHKWTPSEDEMLITLNGGDGGNVVESSEHVHYKQRWHKINIETNRFCASYAAAERQISSGQHENDVLKKAHEIFYLDHQSKFTLEHAWCVLRYEQKWLNLNTTHATVSSKRKTGVSDSQPTTPNVGGEEIRPEGVKAAKANRSAMGKGKSVADCTAVWELRKEDLERKEKLSKLAILDTLLARTGPLSEAEEVAKNKLLAEYF, from the exons ATGGATCCAAGGATTCCGTATAGCCAGTCCACTGGGTATATGGGCCTTCTTAACAGTCAACAAGGAAGTGTCTGTCCTGAAAACTCTCCATATGAGACATTTCCTTCTCTATCTCAACAGTTCCCTcagtttagttcacaagaaagTGAGGCTCCAACTCCACCTACAGAGATACCCGTGGAGCGTGGGAGGAGACATAAATGGACCCCATCCGAGGATGAGATGCTGATCA CTCTGAATGGTGGAGATGGCGGAAATGTTGTTGAAAGTAGCGAACATGTTCATTACAAGCAGAGGTGGCACAAGATTAATATAGAAACCAACAGGTTTTGTGCTTCATATGCGGCTGCGGAGCGACAGATAAGTAGTGGTCAGCATGAGAATGATGTTCTTAAGAAGGCCCATGAGATCTTCTACCTCGATCACCAGTCCAAATTTACACTTGAACATGCGTGGTGTGTGTTGAGGTATGAGCAGAAATGGCTTAACCTCAACACCACTCACGCTACTGTAAGTTCAAAGCGGAAAACCGGTGTATCAGATTCCCAACCTACCACCCCAAATGTTGGTGGAGAAGAGATACGCCCCGAAGGAGTAAAGGCTGCAAAAGCTAATCGGAGTGCAATGGGTAAGGGAAAATCTGTTGCTGACTGTACGGCGGTTTGGGAGCTGAGGAAGGAGGATTTGGAGAGGAAAGAAAAGCTGTCAAAGCTTGCCATCTTAGACACTCTTCTAGCCAGAACCGGACCACTCAGTGAGGCTGAAGAAGTAGCCAAAAACAAGCTCCTCGCCGAGTATTTCTAG